The Suncus etruscus isolate mSunEtr1 chromosome 7, mSunEtr1.pri.cur, whole genome shotgun sequence genome includes a window with the following:
- the IQCF6 gene encoding IQ domain-containing protein F6 produces the protein MDTENLEKAAIKIQSWWRGNMVRQTLLHDALRAWVIQMWWRSVQAKMLEQRRRLALRLYTCQEWAVVKMQAQVRMWQARRRFLQTRQAACVIQTHWRWRASQTRGLIRGRYEVKASRLQLDIEILMTYGAGRAKDTGCLSQ, from the exons ATGGACACAGAAAAT TTAGAGAAGGCAGCCATAAAGATTCAGTCATGGTGGAGAGGAAACATGGTACGCCAGACATTACTGCATGATGCACTCAGGGCTTGGGTCATCCAGATGTGGTGGAGGTCAGTACAGGCCAAGATGCTGGAGCAGCGACGGCGCCTGGCCCTGAGACTttacacctgccaggagtgggcAGTGGTGAAGATGCAGGCCCAGGTTCGAATGTGGCAGGCCCGCAGAAGGTTTCTTCAAACGCGCCAAGCAGCGTGTGTCATCCAGACTCACTGGCGCTGGCGTGCCAGCCAGACCCGGGGCCTCATCCGGGGCCGCTATGAGGTAAAAGCCAGTCGGCTACAGCTTGACATCGAAATTCTTATGACCTACGGTGCTGGCAGAGCCAAGGACACTGGATGTCTCTCCCAATAA